A part of Pseudomonas sp. HR96 genomic DNA contains:
- a CDS encoding urea amidolyase associated protein UAAP1: MNAPSFPLYAEEVLPGGAHRSFVLKRGDLLRLTDLEGGANVSLTLLNAAEKSERLNLPDSLKGQHTARLTAGHCLYSDMGRVLAAITADTCGWSDSLGGVLNRQEVQEKYGAGRYQELRNAMHRNGVDNLLVELGKWDLGLGDLTMVLNLFSRVDVDADGRLHFVPGNSRAGDYIELYAPMDTLVVLTALQHPMDPQPHYAPKPLHLSFMHADASIAEACRHSRAENLRAFVNTERLFA, from the coding sequence ATGAATGCTCCGAGCTTCCCCCTGTATGCCGAAGAAGTGCTGCCCGGCGGCGCTCATCGCTCCTTCGTGCTCAAGCGCGGCGACCTGCTGCGCCTGACCGACCTCGAAGGCGGCGCCAACGTCAGCCTGACCCTGCTCAACGCTGCGGAGAAATCCGAGCGCCTGAACCTGCCCGACAGCCTCAAGGGCCAGCACACCGCGCGCCTCACCGCCGGCCATTGCCTGTATTCGGACATGGGCCGGGTGCTGGCGGCCATCACCGCCGACACCTGCGGCTGGAGCGACAGCCTCGGCGGTGTGCTCAACCGCCAGGAGGTGCAGGAAAAATACGGCGCCGGCCGATACCAGGAACTGCGCAACGCCATGCACCGCAACGGCGTCGACAACCTGTTGGTGGAGCTGGGCAAGTGGGACCTGGGCCTGGGCGACCTGACCATGGTGCTCAACCTGTTCAGCCGGGTCGACGTCGACGCCGACGGCCGCCTGCACTTCGTACCTGGCAACTCGCGCGCCGGCGACTACATCGAGCTGTACGCACCGATGGACACCCTGGTGGTGTTGACCGCGCTGCAGCACCCGATGGACCCGCAACCGCATTACGCACCCAAACCGCTGCACCTGAGTTTCATGCATGCCGACGCCAGCATCGCCGAAGCCTGCCGCCATTCGCGCGCAGAAAACCTGCGCGCCTTCGTCAACACCGAACGCCTGTTCGCCTGA
- a CDS encoding tripartite tricarboxylate transporter substrate binding protein, with protein sequence MLSLRPLYLATAALLLAAPALASEPKRPECIAPAAPGGGFDLTCKLAQSALVNEKLLSKPMRVTYMPGGVGAVAYNAVVAQRPADAGTLVAWSSGSLLNLAQGKFGRFDEGAVRWLAAVGTSYGAIAVKSDSPYQTLDDLVQALRQDPSKVVIGSGGTVGSQDWMQTALIAKAAGIPPRELRYVALEGGGEIVTALLGGHIQVGSTDISDSMPHLESGGMRLLAVFSEQRLDKPGMAQIPTAREQGYDIVWPVVRGFYVGPKVTDAEYAWWKTAFDKMLASDDFKTLREQRELFPFAMTGPQLDTYVKQQVADYKLLAREFGLIP encoded by the coding sequence ATGCTATCCCTGCGCCCGCTTTACCTGGCCACCGCTGCTTTGCTGCTGGCCGCCCCGGCCCTTGCCAGCGAACCCAAACGCCCTGAATGCATCGCCCCGGCTGCACCCGGTGGCGGCTTCGACCTGACCTGCAAGCTGGCCCAGAGTGCGCTGGTCAACGAGAAGCTGCTGAGCAAGCCGATGCGCGTCACCTACATGCCCGGCGGGGTTGGCGCCGTGGCCTACAACGCCGTGGTCGCCCAGCGCCCCGCCGATGCCGGGACCCTGGTGGCCTGGTCAAGCGGCTCGCTGCTCAACCTGGCCCAAGGCAAGTTCGGCCGCTTCGATGAAGGCGCGGTGCGCTGGTTGGCCGCTGTCGGCACCAGTTACGGCGCCATTGCGGTGAAGAGCGACTCGCCCTACCAGACCCTCGACGACCTGGTCCAGGCCCTGCGCCAGGACCCCAGCAAAGTGGTGATCGGCTCCGGCGGTACGGTCGGCAGCCAGGATTGGATGCAGACGGCCCTGATCGCCAAGGCCGCTGGCATCCCGCCCCGCGAGCTGCGCTACGTGGCCCTGGAAGGCGGTGGCGAGATCGTCACCGCGCTGCTCGGGGGCCACATCCAGGTCGGCAGCACCGACATCTCCGACTCCATGCCGCACCTGGAAAGCGGCGGCATGCGCCTGCTGGCGGTGTTCTCCGAGCAGCGCCTGGACAAACCCGGCATGGCGCAGATCCCCACTGCCCGCGAGCAGGGCTACGACATCGTGTGGCCGGTGGTGCGTGGCTTCTACGTTGGCCCCAAGGTGACCGACGCCGAGTACGCCTGGTGGAAGACCGCCTTCGACAAGATGCTCGCCTCGGACGACTTCAAGACCCTGCGCGAACAACGCGAACTGTTCCCCTTCGCCATGACCGGCCCGCAGCTGGACACCTACGTCAAGCAGCAGGTCGCCGACTACAAGCTGCTGGCCAGGGAATTCGGCCTCATCCCATAG
- a CDS encoding tripartite tricarboxylate transporter TctB family protein has product MTAQRIFALTLLLACGLLAAMAWPYQAPFSYEPVGPRAYPLLMLALLAAALAWLAWRPGVIVRSAEEPPLDCATVKKIAACTGLLLLFAGLFESLGFVLASVLAGIPMARLYGGRWLPATAVISLMSVALYLLFDKAMDVPLPLGLLDFVEN; this is encoded by the coding sequence ATGACCGCTCAACGCATCTTTGCGCTGACGTTGCTGCTCGCCTGCGGGTTGCTGGCCGCGATGGCGTGGCCCTACCAGGCCCCTTTTTCCTATGAACCGGTGGGCCCGCGTGCCTACCCGCTGCTGATGCTTGCCCTGCTGGCCGCCGCGCTGGCCTGGCTGGCCTGGCGCCCCGGGGTCATCGTGCGCAGTGCCGAAGAACCACCGCTGGACTGCGCCACGGTGAAGAAGATCGCCGCCTGCACCGGCCTTCTGCTGCTGTTCGCCGGCCTGTTCGAGAGCCTCGGCTTCGTGCTGGCCAGCGTCCTGGCCGGCATCCCCATGGCGCGCCTGTATGGCGGCCGCTGGCTGCCCGCCACGGCGGTCATCAGCCTGATGAGCGTCGCCCTGTACCTGCTGTTCGACAAGGCCATGGACGTACCGCTGCCCCTGGGCCTGCTCGACTTTGTGGAGAACTGA
- a CDS encoding ABC transporter ATP-binding protein: MSFIQVCNVWQQYADQVVLERLNLSIAEGEFCTLVGTSGCGKSTFLRLLLGQETPSKGRILLGGDALRNEPDPSRGVVFQRYSVFSHLSVLDNVALGLELPRSPLLGRLLGQARREAREQAAQLLEKVGLGHALHKYPSTLSGGMQQRLAIAQALIMKPRVLLLDEPFGALDPGIRKDMHHLLLELWRETRLTVFMVTHDLAEGFSLGTRLLVFDKVRSDPHAPHAYGARITYDLPLNSDRSRQRVLPGALLNALQPV; the protein is encoded by the coding sequence ATGAGCTTTATCCAGGTCTGCAACGTGTGGCAGCAGTACGCCGACCAGGTGGTGCTCGAACGCCTGAACCTGAGCATCGCCGAGGGTGAGTTCTGCACCCTGGTCGGTACCTCGGGCTGCGGCAAGTCGACCTTCCTGCGCCTGCTGCTGGGCCAGGAGACACCCAGCAAGGGGCGCATCCTGCTCGGCGGCGATGCCTTGCGCAACGAGCCGGACCCCAGCCGCGGCGTGGTCTTTCAACGCTACTCGGTGTTCTCCCACCTGAGCGTGCTCGACAACGTCGCGCTGGGCCTGGAACTGCCACGCTCGCCGCTGCTCGGGCGCCTGCTCGGCCAGGCCAGGCGCGAGGCTCGCGAGCAGGCGGCGCAGCTGCTGGAAAAGGTCGGCCTCGGCCACGCGTTGCACAAGTACCCCAGCACCCTCTCCGGCGGCATGCAGCAACGCCTGGCCATCGCCCAGGCTTTGATCATGAAGCCGCGGGTGCTGCTGCTCGACGAACCCTTCGGCGCCCTCGACCCGGGCATTCGCAAGGACATGCATCACCTGCTGCTGGAACTGTGGCGCGAAACCCGGCTGACCGTGTTCATGGTCACCCACGACCTCGCCGAAGGCTTCAGCCTGGGGACTCGCCTGCTGGTCTTCGACAAGGTCCGCAGCGATCCCCACGCGCCCCATGCCTATGGCGCGCGCATCACCTACGACCTGCCGCTCAACAGCGACCGCAGCCGCCAGCGCGTGCTGCCCGGCGCCCTGTTGAACGCCCTGCAACCGGTTTGA
- a CDS encoding ABC transporter permease, which translates to MRLINRRPDGPGRLLLVILPFALLLCAYLMGSATRLTENPNDKLLPSAVQMTDTVKRMAFEEDKRSGGYLLWQDSAASLRRLAIGLGISALAGLCLGIAAGTLPLFGATLSPLLTVLSMVPPLAVLPILFIVFGLDELSKVMLIVIGITPILARDLEQRAREIPVELLIKAQTLGASTWTLIVRVVLPQLMPRLLIALRLVLGSAWLFLIAAEAIASTDGLGYRIFLVRRYLAMDVILPYVAWITLLAWLMDLGLKRLTRLAFPWYEGARA; encoded by the coding sequence ATGCGCTTGATCAATCGCCGCCCCGATGGGCCCGGCCGCCTGCTGCTGGTGATCCTGCCGTTCGCCTTGCTGCTGTGCGCCTACCTGATGGGCTCAGCGACCCGGCTCACGGAGAACCCCAACGACAAGTTGCTGCCCAGTGCCGTGCAGATGACCGACACGGTCAAGCGCATGGCTTTCGAAGAGGACAAGCGCAGCGGTGGCTACCTGCTCTGGCAGGACAGCGCCGCGAGCCTGCGGCGCCTGGCGATCGGCTTGGGCATCAGCGCCCTGGCCGGGCTGTGCCTGGGGATCGCCGCCGGTACCCTGCCGCTGTTCGGCGCCACCCTGTCGCCGCTGCTGACGGTACTGTCGATGGTGCCGCCGCTGGCGGTCCTGCCGATCCTGTTCATCGTCTTCGGCCTGGACGAGCTGAGCAAGGTGATGCTGATCGTCATCGGTATCACCCCGATCCTGGCCCGGGACCTGGAGCAGCGCGCCCGCGAGATTCCCGTCGAGCTGCTGATCAAGGCGCAGACCCTCGGCGCCTCGACCTGGACGCTGATCGTGCGGGTGGTGTTACCGCAACTGATGCCGCGGCTGCTGATCGCCCTGCGTCTGGTGCTTGGCTCGGCATGGCTGTTCCTGATCGCCGCCGAAGCCATCGCCTCCACCGATGGCCTGGGCTACCGGATCTTCCTGGTACGCCGCTACCTGGCCATGGACGTGATCCTGCCCTACGTGGCGTGGATCACCCTGCTCGCCTGGCTGATGGACCTGGGCCTCAAGCGCCTGACCCGGCTGGCCTTTCCCTGGTACGAAGGGGCACGCGCATGA
- the ung gene encoding uracil-DNA glycosylase produces the protein MTSDDRIKLEPSWKQALRAEFEQPYMQQLREFLRQEHAAGKEIYPPGPLIFNALNLTPLDQVKVVILGQDPYHGPGQAHGLCFSVQPGIATPPSLVNIYKELKRDLNVDIAAHGCLQHWAEQGVLLLNTTLTVERANAASHANRGWQHFTDRIIQVVSEHQPNSVFLLWGAHAQSKKKLIDDSKHLVLTSVHPSPLSAYRGFLGNGHFSRTNKFLEQHGLAPIDWALPAL, from the coding sequence ATGACCAGCGACGACCGTATCAAACTCGAACCCAGCTGGAAGCAGGCGCTACGCGCCGAGTTCGAGCAACCCTACATGCAACAGCTGCGCGAATTCCTGCGCCAGGAGCATGCCGCCGGCAAGGAAATCTACCCGCCCGGGCCACTGATCTTCAATGCGCTGAACCTGACCCCGCTGGATCAGGTCAAGGTGGTGATCCTCGGCCAGGACCCCTATCACGGCCCGGGCCAGGCCCACGGCCTGTGCTTTTCGGTGCAACCGGGCATCGCCACGCCGCCGTCGCTGGTCAACATCTATAAAGAGCTCAAGCGCGACCTGAACGTCGACATCGCCGCCCATGGCTGCCTGCAGCACTGGGCGGAGCAGGGCGTGCTGCTGCTCAACACCACCCTGACCGTGGAGCGGGCCAATGCTGCATCCCACGCCAACCGGGGCTGGCAGCATTTCACCGACCGCATCATCCAAGTGGTCAGCGAGCATCAGCCCAATTCGGTGTTCCTGCTGTGGGGCGCCCATGCGCAGAGCAAGAAGAAGCTGATCGACGACAGCAAGCACCTGGTGCTGACCTCGGTGCACCCGTCGCCGCTGTCTGCCTATCGCGGCTTCCTCGGCAACGGGCATTTCAGCCGCACCAACAAGTTTCTCGAGCAGCACGGCCTGGCCCCGATCGACTGGGCCCTGCCGGCACTGTGA
- a CDS encoding enoyl-CoA hydratase/isomerase family protein has protein sequence MNLNFEELTGVDGARIGIATLDAEKSLNALSLPMIQILAERLESWAQDPQIVCVLLRGNGDKAFCAGGDVRGLVNACRQHPGQVPPLAAHFFAAEYRLDYRLHTYPKPLLCWGHGYVLGGGLGLLQGANVRIVTPSSRLAMPEISIGLYPDVGASWFLSRLPGKLGLFLGLTGAHINARDALDLGLADRFLEDSQQDALIHGLLQLNWQEQTAMQLNSLLKALQQQAVAQLPEAQWLPRRALIDEALDVSDVVCAWKALGAWRNQPDALLAKASRTLVEGCPLTAHLVWEQIHRARHMSLAEVLQMEYALSLNCCRHPEFSEGVRSRLIDKDHKPRWHWPDVARIPPAVVDAHFSKAWEGRHPLADLSEY, from the coding sequence ATGAATCTGAATTTCGAAGAACTGACCGGCGTCGACGGCGCGCGCATCGGCATCGCCACTCTGGACGCCGAGAAAAGCCTCAATGCGTTGTCGTTGCCCATGATCCAGATCCTGGCCGAGCGCCTGGAAAGCTGGGCGCAGGACCCGCAGATCGTCTGCGTGCTGCTGCGCGGCAATGGCGACAAAGCCTTCTGTGCCGGCGGTGACGTGCGCGGGCTGGTCAATGCCTGCCGCCAACACCCCGGCCAGGTGCCGCCGCTGGCGGCACACTTCTTCGCCGCCGAGTACCGCCTGGACTACCGTCTGCACACCTACCCCAAACCGCTGCTGTGCTGGGGCCACGGCTACGTGCTGGGGGGTGGCCTGGGCCTGCTGCAGGGCGCCAACGTACGCATCGTCACCCCCAGCAGCCGCCTGGCGATGCCCGAGATCAGCATCGGCCTGTACCCGGACGTCGGCGCCAGCTGGTTTCTGTCCCGCCTGCCCGGCAAGCTTGGCCTGTTCCTCGGCCTGACAGGGGCCCACATCAACGCCCGCGACGCCCTCGACCTGGGCCTGGCCGACCGCTTCCTCGAAGACTCGCAACAGGACGCTCTGATCCACGGCCTGTTGCAGCTCAACTGGCAGGAACAGACCGCCATGCAGCTCAACAGCCTGCTCAAGGCTCTGCAGCAGCAAGCTGTGGCCCAGTTGCCCGAGGCACAATGGCTGCCACGACGCGCCTTGATCGACGAGGCCCTCGACGTCAGCGACGTAGTCTGCGCGTGGAAGGCCCTCGGTGCCTGGCGCAATCAGCCTGACGCCCTGCTGGCCAAGGCCAGCCGCACCCTCGTCGAAGGCTGCCCGCTGACCGCGCATCTGGTGTGGGAGCAGATCCACCGCGCGCGGCATATGTCGCTGGCCGAGGTGCTGCAAATGGAATACGCCCTGAGCCTGAACTGCTGTCGTCACCCCGAATTCAGCGAGGGCGTGCGTTCGCGATTGATCGACAAGGACCACAAGCCACGCTGGCACTGGCCGGATGTCGCACGCATTCCGCCGGCAGTGGTGGATGCGCACTTCAGCAAGGCGTGGGAGGGGCGGCATCCGCTGGCGGATCTGTCGGAGTATTGA
- a CDS encoding putative urea ABC transporter substrate-binding protein — protein MRKLRLTALAAAGLALVATFGSAAQAATKDHFKVCWTIYAGWMPWEYAGAQGIVKKWADKYHIAIDVVQLNDYVESINQYTAGQFDGCTMTNMDALTIPAAGGVDSTALVVSDFSNGNDGIVLKGEGKTLADLKGMNVNLVELSVSHYLLARGLEQAGLSEKDLKVVNTSDADISAAFNTDQVQAVTTWNPMLADIKARPGVTEVFDSSRIPGEIMDMMVVNSATLKDNPALGKALTGAWFEVVALMNGQSAASTAALEHMAKASGTDLAGFQAQLATTKLFYTPKDALEFATSPVLPATMEKVAQFSFAHGLLGDGAKDANVVGMTFAKGTSLGDKGNVKLRFDPTYVQMAADGKL, from the coding sequence ATGCGCAAACTCCGTCTGACCGCCCTCGCCGCCGCTGGCCTGGCCCTCGTCGCAACGTTCGGCTCAGCCGCCCAGGCTGCCACCAAGGACCATTTCAAGGTCTGTTGGACCATTTACGCTGGCTGGATGCCCTGGGAATACGCCGGGGCCCAGGGCATCGTGAAAAAATGGGCCGACAAGTACCACATCGCCATCGATGTGGTGCAACTCAACGACTACGTCGAGTCCATCAACCAGTACACCGCCGGCCAGTTCGACGGCTGCACCATGACCAACATGGACGCCCTGACCATCCCTGCCGCCGGCGGTGTGGACAGCACCGCGCTGGTGGTCAGCGACTTCTCCAACGGCAATGACGGCATCGTGCTCAAGGGCGAAGGCAAGACCCTGGCCGACCTCAAGGGCATGAACGTCAACCTCGTCGAACTCTCCGTCTCTCATTACCTGCTGGCCCGCGGGCTGGAGCAGGCTGGGCTGAGCGAGAAGGACCTGAAAGTGGTCAACACCTCCGACGCGGACATCTCGGCGGCCTTCAACACCGACCAGGTGCAGGCCGTGACCACCTGGAACCCGATGCTCGCCGACATCAAGGCCAGGCCCGGCGTCACCGAGGTGTTCGACTCGAGCAGGATCCCTGGCGAGATCATGGACATGATGGTGGTCAACAGCGCCACCCTTAAAGACAACCCGGCGCTGGGCAAGGCCCTGACCGGCGCCTGGTTCGAGGTGGTGGCACTGATGAATGGCCAGTCCGCCGCCAGCACCGCAGCACTCGAGCACATGGCCAAGGCCTCCGGCACCGACCTCGCCGGTTTCCAGGCGCAACTGGCGACCACCAAGCTGTTCTACACGCCTAAAGATGCACTCGAGTTCGCCACCAGCCCGGTGCTGCCGGCGACCATGGAAAAGGTCGCGCAGTTCTCCTTCGCCCACGGCCTGCTCGGCGACGGCGCCAAGGATGCCAACGTGGTCGGCATGACCTTCGCCAAGGGCACCAGCCTGGGCGACAAGGGCAACGTCAAGCTGCGTTTCGACCCCACCTACGTGCAGATGGCTGCCGACGGCAAGCTGTGA
- a CDS encoding tripartite tricarboxylate transporter permease — MDTLGYLGQGFGVALTPYNLVTALSGTLIGTVVGLLPGLGPINGVALLIPIAFALGLPPESALILLAAVYLGCEYGGRISSILLNIPGEASTVMTTLDGYPMARKGLAGVALSLSAWSSFIGALIATCGMVLFAPMLAKWAIAFGPAEYFVLMVFAIVCLGGMAGDKPLKTFIAALIGLFLATVGIDANSGVYRFTGDNIHLTDGIQFVVLVLGLFSISEILLLLEKTHRGQVAVKATGRMMFNFKEAAAVFWVNIRCGVLGFIMGVLPGAGATLASAVAYTSEKRLAGASGEFGEGDKRGLAAPETAIGATACGALVPMLTLGVPGSGTTAVMIGALSLYNITPGPLLFEQQPDIVWGLIASLFIANIMLVILNIPMIRVFTRILAVPNWALVPVIAIITAIGVYAVHATTFDLFLMVGIGIFGYILRKLDFPLSPVLLGFILGGLMEQNLRRALSISNGALDILYASPITTAVWCLTAGMLLLPLLRIWRKRRLARG, encoded by the coding sequence ATGGATACCCTTGGATACCTGGGGCAAGGCTTCGGCGTCGCCCTGACCCCCTACAACCTCGTGACCGCCTTGAGCGGCACACTGATCGGCACCGTGGTCGGCCTGCTGCCGGGCCTGGGCCCGATCAACGGCGTGGCCCTGCTGATCCCGATCGCCTTTGCCCTCGGCCTGCCGCCCGAGTCGGCACTGATCCTGCTGGCGGCGGTGTACCTGGGCTGCGAATACGGCGGACGCATCAGCTCGATCCTGCTGAACATTCCCGGCGAGGCGTCCACGGTCATGACCACCCTGGACGGCTACCCCATGGCGCGCAAGGGCCTGGCCGGGGTGGCGCTGTCGTTGTCGGCCTGGAGCTCGTTCATCGGCGCGCTGATCGCTACCTGCGGCATGGTGCTGTTCGCGCCGATGCTGGCCAAATGGGCAATCGCCTTCGGCCCGGCGGAATATTTCGTGCTGATGGTCTTCGCCATCGTCTGCCTGGGTGGCATGGCCGGCGACAAGCCCCTGAAGACCTTTATCGCGGCGCTGATCGGGCTGTTTCTGGCCACGGTCGGCATCGACGCCAACAGCGGTGTGTACCGCTTCACCGGCGACAACATCCACCTCACCGACGGCATTCAATTCGTCGTGCTGGTGCTGGGGCTGTTCTCCATCAGCGAGATCCTGCTGTTGCTGGAGAAGACCCACCGCGGGCAGGTCGCGGTGAAGGCCACTGGGCGCATGATGTTCAACTTCAAGGAAGCGGCGGCGGTGTTCTGGGTGAACATCCGCTGCGGCGTGCTGGGCTTCATCATGGGTGTGCTGCCAGGGGCCGGCGCGACCCTCGCCAGCGCGGTGGCCTATACCAGCGAGAAGCGCCTGGCCGGCGCCAGCGGCGAGTTCGGCGAGGGCGACAAGCGCGGCCTCGCCGCCCCGGAAACCGCCATCGGCGCCACCGCCTGCGGCGCCCTGGTGCCGATGCTGACCCTCGGCGTGCCGGGCTCCGGGACCACGGCGGTAATGATCGGCGCGCTGTCGCTGTACAACATCACCCCCGGCCCGCTGCTGTTCGAACAGCAACCGGACATCGTCTGGGGCCTGATCGCCTCGCTGTTCATCGCCAACATCATGCTGGTGATCCTCAACATCCCGATGATCCGCGTGTTCACGCGCATCCTCGCGGTGCCCAACTGGGCCCTGGTGCCGGTGATCGCGATCATCACCGCGATCGGCGTGTACGCGGTTCACGCCACCACTTTCGACCTGTTCCTCATGGTCGGCATCGGCATCTTCGGTTACATCCTGCGCAAGCTGGACTTCCCGCTGTCGCCGGTGCTGCTGGGCTTCATTCTCGGCGGTCTGATGGAGCAGAACCTGCGCCGGGCGCTGTCGATCTCCAATGGCGCCCTCGACATCCTCTACGCCAGCCCCATCACCACGGCGGTGTGGTGCCTGACCGCCGGCATGCTGCTGCTGCCGCTGCTGCGCATCTGGCGCAAGCGCCGCCTCGCCCGCGGCTGA
- a CDS encoding response regulator — translation MRVLLVEDHPPLAESIAQALKSAGLSVDVLTDGVAADLALASEDYAMLVLDVGLPRLDGFEVLARLRDRGKTLPVLMLTARSEVKDRVHGLNLGADDYLAKPFELTELEARVKALLRRSLLGGERQQRCGVLVYDLDTRRFSLADAPLTLTSREQAVLEALIARPGRVMSKDQLAGQVFGLDEEASCDAIEIYVHRLRKKLDGHAVAIVTFRGLGYLLEATAPVVACQRDA, via the coding sequence ATGCGCGTACTGCTCGTCGAAGACCATCCGCCCCTGGCTGAAAGTATCGCCCAGGCGCTCAAGAGCGCCGGGTTGAGCGTCGATGTGCTGACCGATGGCGTGGCCGCCGACCTGGCCCTGGCCAGCGAGGACTACGCCATGCTGGTGCTGGATGTCGGCCTGCCACGCCTTGACGGTTTCGAGGTGCTGGCGCGTCTGCGCGACCGTGGCAAGACTCTGCCGGTGCTGATGCTGACCGCGCGCAGCGAGGTCAAGGACCGCGTCCACGGCCTCAACCTGGGCGCTGACGACTACCTGGCCAAGCCGTTCGAGTTGACTGAGCTGGAGGCGCGGGTCAAGGCCCTGCTGCGCCGCAGCCTGCTTGGTGGCGAGCGGCAGCAGCGCTGCGGCGTGCTGGTCTACGACCTGGACACACGACGTTTCAGCCTGGCCGATGCGCCGCTGACGCTGACTTCCCGCGAGCAGGCCGTGCTCGAGGCGTTGATCGCCCGGCCCGGGCGGGTGATGAGCAAGGATCAACTGGCCGGCCAGGTGTTCGGCCTCGACGAGGAGGCCAGCTGCGACGCCATCGAAATCTACGTGCACCGCCTGCGCAAGAAGCTCGACGGGCATGCCGTGGCGATCGTCACCTTCCGCGGCCTTGGCTACCTGCTGGAGGCGACCGCGCCCGTCGTGGCGTGCCAACGCGATGCCTAA
- a CDS encoding urea amidolyase associated protein UAAP2 translates to MTAQTAHYRALVPAGEPWLTEVRAGQTLRIHDVEGNQAVDTLFYSLANPRERYDVQRTLRRQGNVYLGAGSVLYSNLGRPMLTIVEDTCGRHDTLGGACAQESNTVRYALDKRHMHSCRDNYLRACCADGRLGKRDIAPNINFFMNVPVTPEGGLTFEDGVSAPGKYVQLLAHMDVIVLISNCPQLNNPCNGYNPTPAELLVWD, encoded by the coding sequence ATGACCGCACAGACCGCCCACTACCGCGCCCTGGTCCCGGCCGGCGAACCCTGGCTGACTGAAGTTCGCGCCGGGCAAACCCTGCGCATCCACGACGTCGAAGGCAACCAGGCGGTGGACACGCTGTTCTACAGCCTGGCCAACCCGCGCGAACGCTACGACGTGCAACGCACCCTGCGCCGCCAGGGCAACGTCTACCTGGGCGCCGGCAGCGTGCTCTATTCCAACCTTGGCCGGCCCATGCTGACCATCGTCGAAGACACCTGCGGGCGCCACGACACCCTCGGCGGCGCCTGCGCCCAGGAGAGCAACACGGTGCGCTACGCGCTGGACAAGCGCCACATGCACAGCTGCCGCGACAACTACCTGCGGGCCTGCTGCGCGGATGGCCGGCTGGGCAAGCGCGATATCGCGCCGAACATCAACTTCTTCATGAACGTGCCGGTTACCCCCGAAGGTGGCCTGACCTTCGAGGACGGCGTCTCGGCCCCCGGCAAGTACGTGCAACTGCTGGCGCACATGGACGTGATCGTGCTGATTTCCAACTGCCCGCAGCTGAACAACCCGTGCAATGGCTACAACCCGACCCCCGCCGAACTGCTGGTCTGGGACTGA